GAAGTCGTTGCCCTTGTCGTCCACCACGATGAAGGCCGGGAAGTCCTCGACCTCGATGCGCCACACGGCTTCCATGCCGAGCTCGGGATATTCGAGCACCTCGACCTTCTTGATGCAGTCCTGCGCCAGCCGCGCTGCGGGGCCGCCGATCGAGCCCAGGTAGAACCCGCCGTGGCGCTTACAGGCCGCGGTCACTTGCGAAGACCGATTTCCCTTCGCCAGCATGATCAAACTGCCACCCTGACTCTGGAAGGTATCCACGTAAGCGTCCATGCGGCCCGCCGTGGTGGGGCCAAAGGACCCCGAAGCGTACCCCTCGGGAGTTTTTGCGGGGCCCGCGTAGTACACGGGATGGTTCCGAAGGTAATCCGGCAGGCCCTTGCCCTCATCCAGCCTCTCTTTCAGCTTGGCATGGGCGATATCGCGCGCCACCACCATGGTGCCCGTGAGCGACAGCCGCGTCTTGATGGGGTACTGGCTCAAGGTGGCGCGCACCTCGGCCATGGGCCGGTTCAAGTCGATGCGTACGACGTTGCCGCCCAGGTCTTCGTGCGTGGGGGCGGGCAAGTATTTCGCCGGATCGCGCTCGAGCTCTTCCAGGAACACGCCCTCGTGGGTGATCTTGCCGAGCGCCTGGCGATCCGCCGCGCACGACACCGCGATGCCCACGGGGCAGGACGCGCCATGGCGGGGCAACCGCACCACCCGCACGTCGTGGCAGAAGTACTTGCCCCCGAACTGTGCGCCGATGCCGGTCTTCTGCGCCAGCTCCAAGATCTTGCCCTCCCACGCGAGATCACGAAAGCCCCGGCCCGCTTCGTTGCCGCTCGTGGGCAGCGTGTCCAGGTATTTGGCCGACGCCAGCTTGGCCGTCTTCAGGGTGAACTCGGCAGA
Above is a genomic segment from Myxococcales bacterium containing:
- a CDS encoding fumarate hydratase, which gives rise to MTEFTYQDLLPLGPDTTPYRKLSGDHVSTFEAAGHSFLKVEPEALTLLAQQAMRDISHLLRPAHLEQLAKILGDPEASSNDRFVALDLLKNANIAAGGILPMCQDTGTAIVMGKKGERVFTGANDQAALSRGILQTYTETNLRYSQLAPLDLFREVNTKTNLPAQIEIFATEGAAYKFLFMAKGGGSANKSFLYQETKALLNPESLVGFIEAKLRSLGTAACPPYHLAVVIGGPSAEFTLKTAKLASAKYLDTLPTSGNEAGRGFRDLAWEGKILELAQKTGIGAQFGGKYFCHDVRVVRLPRHGASCPVGIAVSCAADRQALGKITHEGVFLEELERDPAKYLPAPTHEDLGGNVVRIDLNRPMAEVRATLSQYPIKTRLSLTGTMVVARDIAHAKLKERLDEGKGLPDYLRNHPVYYAGPAKTPEGYASGSFGPTTAGRMDAYVDTFQSQGGSLIMLAKGNRSSQVTAACKRHGGFYLGSIGGPAARLAQDCIKKVEVLEYPELGMEAVWRIEVEDFPAFIVVDDKGNDFFADLTDGTKLKVL